A single genomic interval of Nitrospira sp. harbors:
- a CDS encoding cation:proton antiporter produces MEQIFTVASLWLSLAVLSSLLAFQLRVSVALVEICVGVAAAALLSCWGLPEILTPNAEWVRFLAAFGAVVLTFLAGAELDPQVLRSKLREVNVVGFVGFAAPFLGCAAVAYYVLGWDSRASWLCGVALSTTSMAVVYAVMLETGLNKTEYGKGILGSCFINDLGTVIVLGLLFAPFTYKTIVFVLGSALVLASLPTVTAWLTRHLAHRTAAIRTKWVMLILLGLGSLALWSGSEAVLPAYIAGMVLAGSAAKDTHWIRRLRTLTVGLLTPFYFIRAGTLVSLPALLSAPLVFLALLAGKVSSKIFGLYPIIGLFRQDQNERWYYTLLMSTGLTFGTISSLYGLAHGIVTQEQYSFLVAAVIASAVVPTLIASWRYTPRHLLPRDEIHGKGPGRINGLSEEG; encoded by the coding sequence ATGGAACAGATCTTTACGGTTGCATCGCTTTGGCTGTCTCTCGCTGTCCTCTCTTCCCTCCTCGCGTTCCAACTGCGCGTATCGGTCGCATTGGTCGAAATTTGTGTGGGCGTTGCCGCCGCCGCGCTGTTGAGCTGCTGGGGGCTGCCAGAAATCCTCACGCCAAATGCTGAATGGGTACGGTTCCTTGCGGCGTTTGGTGCCGTCGTCCTCACCTTTCTTGCTGGAGCGGAACTTGATCCCCAGGTACTGCGGTCGAAACTGCGAGAAGTCAACGTGGTGGGCTTCGTAGGTTTCGCGGCACCGTTTCTCGGGTGTGCCGCTGTTGCCTACTATGTCCTTGGATGGGATTCCCGAGCGAGCTGGCTCTGTGGCGTGGCCCTTTCGACGACCTCCATGGCGGTAGTGTATGCCGTGATGCTTGAAACCGGTCTAAATAAAACCGAGTATGGCAAAGGGATTCTCGGGTCCTGTTTCATCAATGATCTGGGGACGGTGATTGTCCTCGGTCTACTCTTCGCTCCATTTACCTATAAGACGATCGTCTTTGTCCTCGGAAGCGCCCTGGTCTTGGCGTCATTGCCGACAGTTACCGCATGGTTAACCCGTCATCTGGCTCACCGAACCGCCGCCATCCGTACAAAGTGGGTGATGCTCATTTTGCTTGGGCTGGGCTCATTGGCCTTATGGTCGGGTAGCGAAGCCGTGCTTCCTGCATACATTGCGGGCATGGTGCTTGCCGGGAGTGCGGCCAAGGATACGCACTGGATTCGTCGGCTGCGCACACTCACCGTGGGGCTGCTCACGCCCTTCTATTTCATTCGTGCCGGTACTCTCGTCTCGCTGCCGGCGTTGCTATCTGCTCCGCTGGTGTTCCTCGCGCTCTTGGCTGGCAAGGTCTCCTCCAAAATCTTCGGTCTATATCCGATCATTGGACTGTTTCGACAGGACCAAAATGAGCGGTGGTACTACACGCTGTTGATGTCCACGGGTTTGACATTCGGCACCATCTCGTCGCTCTATGGTCTGGCGCATGGCATCGTGACTCAAGAACAATACTCCTTCTTAGTGGCGGCCGTTATTGCGAGCGCTGTCGTTCCCACCCTGATTGCTAGCTGGAGGTACACCCCGCGGCATCTCTTACCCCGTGATGAAATACATGGCAAAGGCCCCGGACGGATCAATGGTCTGAGCGAGGAGGGATAG
- a CDS encoding ATP-binding protein encodes MRKIYRSLTFRLTLWYAVVFAVSLLSMLLVVYLMLAQRMDTRIDELLLSDALEFKHLYRLYGIDNMEAEFAREAEVAGTDQVFFRLLSRDGRQLRASDLHAWKEVPVTQSILDHLAPDQPAFETMRVPGQPHHVRVVYYITAEDRNVLQVGYLRRDDERFLEEYRHISAAVILAGLFLAASLGWFMARRALGGVEHVTETARVIGTGDFARRVIVSNRGDEIDRLAITFNLMLDKIQSLILELKQVTSDIAHDLRSPITRIRGMAEATLLVDTTIPAYQEMAGLVVEESDRLVAIINSLLEIAEVDAGVAQLTLSDVDIGLMAQDACDLFRPVAEDKGIALDMRAPLTPVIVRGDKGRLQRVLANVLDNALKYTPRGGQVHLSVEKGTSDVKLFIRDSGSGIDGQDLPHIFDRFYRADRSRSTCGNGLGLSLAFAFVKSHNGHIDVESAPDKGSTFRIVLPA; translated from the coding sequence ATGCGTAAGATCTATCGGTCGCTGACCTTTCGATTAACACTCTGGTACGCCGTCGTTTTTGCCGTTTCCCTACTCTCGATGCTGCTGGTCGTGTATCTGATGCTTGCCCAGCGGATGGACACACGCATCGATGAATTGCTTCTCTCCGATGCCCTCGAATTCAAACACCTTTACCGGTTATACGGCATAGACAACATGGAGGCAGAATTCGCCCGAGAAGCCGAGGTGGCTGGGACTGATCAGGTATTCTTTCGTCTCCTCTCGCGTGATGGTCGCCAACTGAGGGCGTCCGACCTTCATGCTTGGAAAGAGGTTCCCGTGACGCAGTCAATATTGGACCACCTCGCCCCGGATCAACCGGCGTTCGAGACGATGAGAGTCCCCGGCCAGCCCCATCATGTGCGCGTGGTCTATTACATCACGGCAGAAGATCGGAATGTTCTGCAGGTGGGATATTTGCGCCGAGATGATGAGCGCTTCTTGGAAGAGTACCGACACATATCTGCGGCCGTGATCTTGGCCGGTCTTTTCTTGGCGGCCTCGCTCGGTTGGTTTATGGCCCGGCGTGCGCTGGGGGGAGTAGAACATGTGACCGAAACGGCAAGAGTCATCGGAACAGGGGACTTCGCTCGGCGGGTTATTGTGAGTAATCGAGGCGATGAAATTGATCGCCTGGCGATCACCTTTAATCTGATGTTGGATAAGATTCAATCACTGATTCTGGAGTTAAAGCAGGTCACGAGTGATATTGCGCATGATCTGCGCAGCCCGATTACACGGATTCGCGGCATGGCGGAGGCGACGCTCCTTGTGGACACGACCATTCCAGCGTATCAAGAAATGGCGGGTCTCGTCGTGGAAGAAAGTGACCGCCTCGTCGCCATCATCAATTCCTTGCTTGAGATTGCAGAGGTGGACGCAGGAGTCGCCCAGTTGACTTTGTCAGATGTTGACATTGGACTCATGGCCCAAGACGCTTGCGACCTGTTTCGCCCGGTCGCAGAAGACAAGGGAATCGCGCTCGACATGAGAGCGCCTCTGACGCCGGTCATTGTGAGAGGAGACAAGGGGCGCCTTCAGCGTGTTCTGGCGAATGTCCTCGACAATGCTCTGAAGTATACACCTCGAGGTGGGCAGGTCCACCTCTCCGTGGAGAAGGGCACTTCTGACGTCAAGCTGTTCATTCGTGATAGCGGCAGTGGGATTGACGGGCAGGACCTTCCTCACATCTTTGACCGCTTTTATCGCGCTGACCGAAGTCGCTCGACCTGCGGGAATGGATTGGGGCTGAGTTTGGCATTTGCCTTTGTGAAGTCTCACAACGGCCATATTGACGTCGAAAGCGCTCCTGACAAGGGCAGCACCTTCCGTATCGTGTTGCCAGCTTAA
- a CDS encoding efflux RND transporter permease subunit, translating into MNLAHWIQAHRRSILFLVLAFGLAGLASSLNLPVSLFPHVTFPRIQVGIEAGNRPVDRMAIEVTRLVEEAVRAVPGVRHVRSTTSRGSAEISITFGWGEDMVSAMLQIESGINQVRGSLPPNTVIDVRRMDPTVFPILGYSLISDHHSLTELHDLAFYQVRPVLSTIAGVARIGVLGGAAAEYQVMVDPVKLDSFGLTLNDLARTLSATNVVTAVGRLEDHFKLYLVMLNTQFHDLAQLEQTIVRSGPDGMILLEDIATITLGTVPQWTRVTADGQDAVLFQVYQQPGGNTVTIAGDVAHALTDLQKQLPVGVRVVNWYDQSQLILASASSVRDAVIMGIILASLVILLFLRNVKVTLIAAVTVPTVLAVTILLLFVLNMSFNIMTLGGMAAAVGLVIDDAIVMIEHVIRRLQGGIGPWRDRVLAAAQEFTRPLVGSSATTIIIFVPLAFLSGVTGAFFKALSLTMAASLVISFLIAWLAVPLLALHVLREHDAEPHRGGTWTARVHTGYTSLMTRVLRAPWLMAVVLVPLLVLGWVGYRQIGSGFMPVMDEGGFVLDYLAPPGTSISETDRLVRQLETILRATPEVQTYSRRTGLRLSGGLTEANNGDLFVRLMPLPRRPIHAVMDEVRQRIEHHIPGLQIEMAQLMEDLIGDLTAVPEPIEVKLFSDDGPLLREVAGQVADTIGTVRGIVEVKNGLVVAGDALEIRVDREKAALEGLLPDAVTLMLTDYVTGAVTTHVQEGVKMTGVRVWVHERTRATARDLGMLRLRAPDGHLFPLKRVATMEVMTGQPQIKREDLKTMVPVTARISGRDLGSTIVEMTERLDRPGFLPKGVYYHLGGLYQEQQTAFRGLLGVFIAAAVLVFVVLLFLYESLRVAALMLLTTLLTIPAVFIGLWWTGTELNVTSLMGLTMVLGIVTEVGIFYYCEYQDLPRSVDLRGRLIQAGLNRLRPITMTTLAAILALLPLALAIGEGSAMQKPLAIAIISGLLVQVPLVVIVLPTFLLLLTGNTTPSRT; encoded by the coding sequence ATGAACCTGGCGCATTGGATCCAGGCTCACCGTCGGTCTATCCTGTTTCTCGTACTGGCCTTCGGGCTCGCGGGCCTGGCCTCAAGTCTCAACCTGCCGGTCAGCCTCTTTCCGCATGTGACCTTTCCCCGGATCCAAGTCGGGATTGAGGCAGGCAATCGCCCTGTGGATCGCATGGCCATTGAGGTGACGCGCCTCGTCGAAGAGGCCGTTCGGGCCGTGCCAGGTGTGCGCCATGTCCGTTCGACCACGAGTCGTGGCAGCGCCGAGATCTCTATCACGTTCGGCTGGGGTGAGGACATGGTCTCGGCCATGTTGCAGATTGAATCAGGCATCAATCAGGTCCGGGGATCGCTTCCACCAAATACGGTTATTGACGTCCGGAGAATGGATCCGACCGTGTTTCCGATTCTGGGCTATAGCCTGATTTCCGATCACCATTCCTTGACCGAGCTCCATGACCTGGCCTTTTACCAGGTGCGACCAGTGCTCTCTACCATTGCCGGGGTGGCTCGCATCGGCGTTCTCGGAGGCGCTGCCGCGGAATATCAGGTGATGGTCGATCCGGTCAAGCTGGACTCCTTCGGATTGACGCTCAATGACCTCGCCAGGACCCTGTCCGCGACCAATGTGGTGACGGCCGTTGGACGGTTGGAAGACCATTTCAAGCTCTATCTGGTGATGCTCAACACCCAATTCCACGATCTGGCCCAACTCGAGCAGACGATCGTCCGTTCCGGGCCCGATGGAATGATCCTTCTCGAGGATATTGCCACCATCACACTCGGCACGGTGCCGCAATGGACGCGTGTTACGGCGGATGGCCAGGATGCCGTCTTATTTCAGGTCTACCAGCAGCCCGGTGGGAACACGGTCACGATCGCGGGTGACGTGGCGCACGCGTTAACCGATCTTCAAAAACAGCTCCCCGTCGGCGTGCGGGTCGTCAATTGGTACGACCAGAGTCAATTAATCCTCGCCTCCGCCTCCAGCGTGCGTGATGCGGTCATTATGGGCATCATATTGGCGTCATTGGTCATTCTGTTATTTCTCAGAAATGTGAAAGTCACACTCATTGCCGCCGTCACGGTCCCCACGGTGCTGGCGGTCACGATTCTGCTGCTCTTTGTGCTCAATATGAGCTTCAACATCATGACGCTGGGCGGCATGGCCGCCGCCGTCGGTCTCGTAATCGATGATGCCATTGTGATGATTGAGCATGTCATCCGCCGGCTGCAAGGCGGGATCGGACCCTGGCGGGACCGCGTGCTCGCGGCCGCGCAAGAATTCACGCGGCCGCTCGTCGGCTCCTCCGCCACGACGATTATTATCTTTGTTCCGCTGGCGTTTTTATCGGGCGTCACCGGGGCCTTTTTCAAAGCCTTGTCGCTCACGATGGCCGCCAGCCTCGTGATTTCCTTTCTCATCGCCTGGCTTGCCGTCCCGTTACTCGCGTTACACGTCTTACGGGAGCACGATGCTGAGCCGCACAGGGGTGGGACATGGACCGCGCGCGTGCACACCGGGTACACCTCGTTGATGACGCGCGTGCTGCGCGCCCCCTGGCTTATGGCCGTCGTGCTGGTCCCGTTATTGGTCCTCGGATGGGTGGGGTATCGCCAGATCGGATCTGGGTTTATGCCCGTCATGGATGAAGGCGGCTTTGTGCTGGACTATTTGGCGCCGCCTGGGACGTCGATCAGCGAGACGGATCGCCTCGTGCGTCAACTCGAGACGATCCTCCGCGCCACGCCCGAGGTGCAGACCTATTCCCGCCGGACCGGTCTCCGGTTGAGCGGTGGGCTGACGGAGGCGAATAATGGCGATCTGTTCGTGCGCCTCATGCCGCTGCCTCGTCGGCCCATTCATGCCGTGATGGATGAGGTCCGACAGCGGATCGAACATCACATCCCGGGTCTCCAAATCGAAATGGCGCAGCTCATGGAGGATCTCATTGGGGATCTCACCGCAGTCCCAGAGCCGATCGAAGTGAAATTGTTTTCGGATGACGGCCCCCTACTCAGGGAAGTGGCCGGGCAGGTGGCAGACACGATTGGCACGGTCCGCGGGATTGTGGAGGTCAAGAACGGCCTGGTGGTCGCCGGTGACGCATTGGAGATTCGTGTGGATCGGGAGAAAGCCGCCTTGGAGGGACTCTTGCCGGACGCCGTCACCCTCATGTTGACGGATTATGTGACCGGCGCCGTCACGACACACGTGCAGGAGGGCGTCAAAATGACCGGAGTCCGTGTCTGGGTTCACGAAAGGACCCGAGCGACCGCGCGTGACCTTGGGATGTTACGACTGCGGGCACCAGACGGACATCTCTTTCCCCTAAAGCGTGTGGCGACCATGGAGGTCATGACGGGCCAACCGCAAATTAAGCGGGAAGATCTCAAGACCATGGTCCCGGTCACGGCTCGCATTAGCGGTCGAGATCTCGGGAGCACGATCGTGGAGATGACCGAACGATTGGACCGGCCTGGCTTCCTGCCGAAGGGCGTGTATTATCACCTTGGCGGCCTGTATCAGGAACAGCAGACGGCGTTTCGGGGATTGCTAGGGGTGTTCATTGCAGCCGCCGTGCTCGTTTTTGTCGTGCTGCTCTTCTTGTATGAGAGCCTACGAGTCGCAGCCTTGATGCTCCTGACGACGCTCCTCACTATCCCTGCGGTGTTCATCGGCCTTTGGTGGACCGGCACGGAACTCAATGTCACCTCGCTGATGGGACTCACTATGGTCCTCGGGATCGTCACAGAGGTGGGCATTTTTTATTACTGCGAATATCAGGATTTGCCAAGGTCTGTAGACCTACGAGGCCGACTAATCCAGGCAGGATTAAACCGACTCCGCCCCATTACGATGACGACGTTAGCCGCCATTCTTGCCCTGCTGCCGTTAGCCTTGGCCATTGGCGAGGGATCGGCCATGCAGAAGCCGCTCGCGATCGCCATTATCTCTGGTCTTCTGGTTCAAGTGCCGCTGGTGGTAATTGTACTTCCAACCTTCTTGTTGCTGCTCACAGGCAACACCACGCCTAGCAGGACTTGA
- a CDS encoding DMT family transporter — protein sequence MNSFWIYPFIIVGGALQTCGAAMNAQLFQSLENKWLASAVSFALITAFFLCIFAMFPNPLPSSEGLARMPWWAPLCGLVGAVQVYAGLTLVQKIGAGPFIGFTVTTALVMSLLLDHYGWFHMPVHEINHWRVVGVVLMIGGIALIAKY from the coding sequence ATGAACTCTTTCTGGATTTACCCTTTCATCATTGTGGGAGGGGCGCTGCAGACCTGCGGCGCTGCGATGAATGCCCAGCTCTTTCAGTCTTTGGAAAACAAGTGGCTCGCAAGTGCCGTGTCCTTCGCGCTGATCACTGCTTTCTTCTTATGCATTTTTGCAATGTTTCCAAACCCACTTCCGAGTAGCGAAGGCCTCGCAAGGATGCCGTGGTGGGCTCCCTTGTGCGGCCTGGTCGGAGCCGTTCAGGTCTATGCCGGGCTCACGCTTGTGCAAAAAATCGGAGCGGGACCTTTTATCGGTTTCACCGTGACCACAGCTCTGGTCATGTCCCTCTTGCTGGACCACTATGGCTGGTTCCATATGCCGGTGCACGAGATCAACCATTGGCGTGTAGTGGGAGTTGTACTCATGATTGGCGGGATTGCGCTCATCGCAAAATACTGA
- a CDS encoding efflux RND transporter periplasmic adaptor subunit — MTPRQGKYMTVIVVGVVLIGVGLSYWPALFATSQQHGVTVAQEGSTAESHEPHAKVTVMDLDRRVIEETLTVYGSTLPAPDESQTFSVPYECQVRKVLVTTGRVVELGTPLVEVEPSHETKLLLDGAREEQQTAKDQFTLMQQRLKMNLATRQDLLQAEQHLHAATLRANSLEKRGAGREQILRAATGGVISLVHVRQGQIVPPGGSLVEMIDDQHILVRFGVEEEDRRLFQKGQRVRLFPVHGTGSEPMEGEIRVVTQQVNLATRLVEVLAAPGPQDRLLLNEYVRGEIIIASQEGLVVPRSAVLQQEGHLVLYSVEDGHATRHVFQAGLENREQIEVRGSDLHEGQRIVIVGQNQLHDGMAVDVDVPR; from the coding sequence ATGACACCGCGTCAGGGAAAATACATGACGGTGATTGTGGTGGGAGTCGTGCTGATTGGCGTCGGGCTCAGTTATTGGCCGGCATTGTTTGCCACCTCCCAACAACACGGTGTCACCGTGGCCCAGGAGGGCTCGACGGCTGAGTCACATGAGCCTCATGCCAAGGTGACCGTCATGGATCTCGACCGCCGTGTGATCGAAGAAACCTTGACCGTGTACGGGTCCACCTTACCCGCACCCGATGAGTCACAGACGTTCAGCGTACCCTATGAATGCCAGGTCCGGAAGGTCTTGGTGACGACCGGACGCGTGGTGGAACTCGGCACGCCCCTCGTGGAAGTCGAACCCAGCCATGAAACGAAGCTGCTCCTGGACGGCGCTCGGGAGGAACAACAGACAGCGAAAGACCAATTCACGCTGATGCAGCAACGTCTGAAGATGAATCTAGCCACGAGGCAGGATCTCCTCCAGGCTGAGCAGCACCTGCACGCGGCAACGCTCCGGGCGAACAGCTTGGAGAAGCGAGGGGCGGGGCGCGAGCAAATCCTTCGGGCCGCGACCGGAGGGGTCATCAGTTTGGTGCACGTCCGCCAAGGACAAATTGTTCCCCCTGGCGGTTCATTGGTGGAGATGATCGACGATCAACATATCCTGGTCCGGTTTGGCGTGGAGGAGGAAGATCGGCGATTGTTTCAGAAGGGGCAGCGCGTTCGGCTGTTTCCGGTCCATGGGACCGGCAGTGAGCCTATGGAAGGAGAAATCCGGGTGGTGACGCAACAGGTCAATCTCGCCACCCGACTCGTGGAGGTCCTCGCGGCGCCAGGACCACAGGACCGCCTGCTTTTAAATGAATATGTGCGCGGCGAGATCATTATCGCCTCCCAGGAAGGCCTCGTGGTCCCGCGAAGTGCCGTCCTCCAACAGGAGGGGCACTTGGTGTTGTATAGCGTGGAGGACGGACACGCCACACGCCATGTCTTCCAGGCGGGGCTGGAGAATCGGGAGCAGATCGAGGTGCGCGGTAGTGACCTGCACGAGGGACAGCGGATCGTCATCGTGGGACAGAATCAATTGCACGATGGCATGGCGGTTGACGTGGACGTGCCTCGATGA
- a CDS encoding TolC family protein translates to MQISVVPIILGVALGTILPACTGYHPLPLSSDAAGETPSMTRIRIAAQEIHHPILKPLDFDDRDGLSPDEAAVLAVLANPGLRAVRDQRAIAAGQVLQAGILPNPRLTYFLSIPISGQSPSGLLSGIPAGPIPLGTVTEFGGSLMWDLQTLINRGARVEAAEARAQAVDLDVAWQEWQVAQAAKLAAYRLVTLRNQALLATELSEFLTENVTQMRQALQRGILTGLELSAAETAHINARTNRLELEKQVSQQQVAFNRLVGLPPDSALPLDRSIALPARLVPPTLEWFLNGLEDRRLDLVALRQGYSSQEATVRAAILSQFSNVAVGLYDVRDLGNFYRPGPQISADLPIFNRNQGNIAIERATRQKLLDEYTNRVFQTRNDIARLLVTIHWLNDQVAMAQAGKPILKKLVVTLREALRQGQATVVLYYTALINLTAQQIQILTFQQQLIDMLIALELETGYYRIQDIELSPSPVPMQGKTLP, encoded by the coding sequence ATGCAGATATCAGTCGTCCCTATCATTCTTGGTGTCGCGCTCGGAACGATCTTGCCGGCGTGCACCGGCTATCACCCCCTGCCGCTGTCCTCCGATGCCGCCGGAGAGACGCCCAGCATGACTCGGATCCGCATTGCCGCACAAGAGATTCACCACCCCATTCTCAAGCCCCTCGATTTTGATGACCGAGATGGTCTGTCGCCGGACGAAGCTGCGGTGCTGGCCGTCCTCGCCAATCCTGGGTTGCGAGCCGTGCGCGATCAACGCGCGATTGCGGCAGGACAAGTCCTCCAAGCCGGCATCTTGCCGAATCCGCGCCTCACCTACTTTCTTTCGATCCCGATCAGCGGCCAGAGCCCTTCGGGGCTTCTGTCGGGTATCCCGGCTGGCCCGATTCCTCTAGGGACGGTCACGGAATTCGGGGGAAGCTTGATGTGGGACTTGCAGACGCTCATCAATCGTGGCGCGCGGGTCGAGGCTGCCGAAGCGCGGGCCCAGGCGGTCGATCTGGATGTCGCATGGCAGGAGTGGCAAGTGGCCCAGGCGGCAAAATTAGCGGCCTATCGATTGGTGACGCTTCGGAATCAAGCGCTGCTGGCGACTGAGCTCTCGGAATTCCTGACGGAGAACGTCACGCAAATGCGGCAGGCGCTGCAACGCGGCATTCTCACAGGTTTGGAGCTGTCTGCGGCCGAGACGGCCCATATCAATGCTCGAACGAATCGGCTCGAACTGGAGAAGCAGGTGAGCCAGCAACAGGTCGCGTTCAATCGACTCGTAGGCTTACCTCCCGACAGTGCCCTCCCGCTCGATCGCTCGATTGCGCTCCCGGCTCGGCTGGTGCCGCCCACCTTGGAGTGGTTTCTGAATGGTCTGGAAGACCGGCGTCTCGACTTGGTGGCCCTCCGCCAAGGGTATAGCAGCCAGGAAGCCACCGTGCGCGCGGCGATTCTCAGCCAGTTCTCCAATGTCGCGGTGGGCCTGTATGATGTGCGCGATCTAGGGAATTTTTACCGGCCGGGGCCTCAAATTTCAGCCGATCTCCCGATCTTCAACCGCAATCAGGGGAACATTGCCATCGAGCGGGCGACGCGGCAAAAACTGTTGGACGAGTACACCAACCGCGTCTTTCAAACACGTAATGACATCGCCAGACTGCTCGTCACAATCCACTGGCTCAATGATCAGGTGGCCATGGCGCAGGCCGGCAAACCGATCCTCAAAAAGTTGGTCGTGACGCTGCGAGAGGCCCTCCGTCAAGGGCAAGCCACCGTCGTGCTCTATTACACGGCGCTCATCAACCTGACGGCCCAGCAAATCCAAATTCTGACGTTCCAACAACAACTCATTGACATGCTCATCGCCTTGGAGTTGGAGACGGGCTATTATCGGATTCAGGACATCGAGCTCTCTCCTTCGCCAGTGCCCATGCAGGGGAAAACACTCCCATGA
- a CDS encoding response regulator transcription factor, with translation MRVLIIDDDMRTASFILNGLRQAGFVADHEGDGQNALHRAVPEPYDAAVIDVMLPSLDGLSLVRELRRRRVRLPVLILSAKGSVQDRVQGLSDGGDDYLTKPFAFSELLARLQALIRRAQGISEPARHVVGNLSVDLLTRKVFRGDRFIDLQPREFALLEYLMRNCGRVVSKIMIMEHVWNYNFDPETNIVEARICRLREKIDRGPDPKLIHTVRGIGYVLREQHA, from the coding sequence GTGAGGGTCCTTATCATCGACGACGATATGCGCACCGCCTCGTTTATTCTCAATGGGTTGAGGCAAGCTGGGTTTGTGGCCGATCATGAGGGCGACGGCCAAAACGCGCTACATAGAGCCGTGCCCGAACCGTACGATGCGGCGGTGATTGACGTCATGCTCCCATCCCTAGACGGTCTGTCACTCGTTCGCGAACTGCGCCGACGGAGAGTGCGACTTCCAGTCCTGATCTTGAGTGCGAAGGGGTCCGTGCAGGATCGAGTGCAAGGGCTATCCGATGGTGGCGACGACTATTTAACGAAGCCATTCGCGTTTTCGGAGCTGCTGGCACGGCTCCAAGCTCTAATCCGACGGGCGCAAGGGATTTCTGAACCGGCTCGACACGTAGTGGGGAACCTGTCAGTCGATCTGCTCACCCGTAAAGTGTTTCGTGGTGACCGATTCATTGATCTTCAACCCCGTGAATTCGCCCTCCTCGAATATCTCATGCGTAATTGCGGGCGCGTGGTGTCAAAGATCATGATTATGGAGCACGTCTGGAATTATAACTTTGATCCTGAGACGAACATTGTTGAAGCGCGAATCTGCCGCTTACGTGAGAAGATCGACCGTGGACCGGATCCCAAGCTGATTCACACGGTGCGGGGCATCGGGTATGTGCTGCGAGAACAGCATGCGTAA
- a CDS encoding HlyD family efflux transporter periplasmic adaptor subunit — translation MPVTSQVSGIITNVLAEETQFVNKGELVMTLDANEAAATLGQARGNLGETVRRIAALYVHRRQFAEKLAARQARLDVIRHDMARYRYVSPHGAVPKQVVQNAEDHMRALEADVRETQAELEALDVQIGRTTVTEHPAVQLAKYQFVEAQLRYGQQQIHSPVAGYVAKRKGQVGDRVAPGVTLMTIVPLDHLWVEANLRETELAHVRPGQPALVSVDMYGKRYRYHGTVEGLVPGSGSVFATLPPDNATGNFIHIVQRVPVRIALPKEELMENPIRPGLSTVTQIDISEPGQSVWTSRTNTSTAEYHTDFFEEELQEADAIARETVNENLPLEPSEPHNLQPLVQLERGHDLDRRDGRADGSGTIAPGDRSPEPLREQHDFTPQSHVPPRSPDLGLPSSPLSPSTAGPGSGLLGTEAGRIPPPAPSGNMERSRDRLRR, via the coding sequence GTGCCTGTCACGTCCCAAGTGTCCGGCATTATCACGAATGTGCTGGCAGAGGAAACCCAATTCGTCAACAAAGGCGAACTCGTCATGACGCTGGATGCCAATGAGGCTGCAGCCACGCTCGGTCAAGCGCGTGGCAACCTTGGCGAAACTGTAAGACGGATCGCCGCACTGTATGTGCACAGACGGCAGTTTGCGGAGAAACTGGCGGCTCGGCAAGCGCGATTGGATGTCATTCGTCATGACATGGCGCGGTATCGCTATGTCTCTCCCCACGGTGCAGTTCCAAAACAGGTAGTTCAAAATGCCGAGGATCACATGAGGGCGTTGGAGGCAGATGTCCGTGAAACACAGGCGGAGTTGGAAGCACTCGATGTACAGATCGGGAGAACGACCGTCACAGAGCATCCAGCCGTGCAGCTAGCCAAATACCAATTCGTTGAAGCTCAGCTCCGCTACGGCCAGCAACAGATTCACTCCCCGGTTGCGGGTTATGTCGCCAAACGGAAGGGACAAGTTGGTGACCGCGTTGCACCCGGCGTGACCCTGATGACCATCGTGCCGCTGGACCATCTGTGGGTGGAGGCCAATTTGCGTGAGACCGAGCTAGCTCATGTTCGACCTGGTCAACCGGCGCTGGTGTCCGTCGATATGTACGGCAAACGATATCGTTATCACGGCACCGTCGAAGGATTGGTGCCTGGCTCAGGCAGTGTGTTTGCGACGCTCCCCCCAGATAATGCCACTGGGAACTTTATCCACATCGTCCAGCGGGTACCGGTTCGGATTGCACTACCTAAGGAAGAGCTGATGGAAAACCCTATTCGGCCAGGGCTGTCGACGGTCACGCAAATCGATATCAGCGAACCCGGCCAATCGGTGTGGACATCCCGCACCAACACATCGACCGCGGAATATCACACCGATTTTTTTGAAGAAGAACTGCAAGAGGCCGATGCCATCGCCCGTGAGACCGTCAACGAAAATTTGCCATTGGAGCCGAGTGAACCACACAACCTGCAACCACTTGTCCAACTCGAGCGCGGTCACGACTTGGATCGACGAGACGGGAGAGCAGACGGATCAGGAACTATTGCTCCGGGTGATCGCAGCCCTGAGCCATTACGGGAACAGCACGACTTTACACCCCAATCACATGTACCACCCAGGAGCCCCGATCTTGGGCTGCCGAGTTCCCCGCTTTCACCATCGACTGCCGGCCCCGGCTCGGGCCTTCTAGGAACTGAGGCCGGGCGTATTCCGCCGCCTGCACCGTCGGGAAACATGGAAAGATCGCGAGATAGATTGAGACGCTAA